A segment of the Prochlorococcus marinus CUG1416 genome:
CAACTACATAAAAACACCCTGTGGACAAGCAAAATATATCGAATTAGAAGCCAACAAAAGTTGGCTAGGTAAATTTAGGCTTTTGTGGTTTGTCTTGATTGCATCTATTAGAGATTTGAATATTAAAAATTAAATTCTTAGGAGTTTTCAAAATATTCTCTAGAATATTTAGCTAAGAAATATACCACTAAAAACGTTGAAACAAATCCAATGGTAGTAATATATAAATTATTTGGTGATTGCACATTTTTTAACTCCTGGAGACTTTTTGCCAAACTACCTATTGAGCAATAAAGAAAAGTTCCTGGAATTATTCCAAGAAGGCCAATAGCAAAATCTCTAAATTTAACATTATTCAAACCATAAAAATAATTAAGAATACTGAAAGGAAATATCGGCGATAATCTCGCTAAAACAATTAATTTAAGTCCACCTTTTTCTACTACTTTCTCCATAACACTTAATTTTGGATAACGGCTCAAAAGGTTTTTTAGCTTTTTTGCAAAAAAACTTTTTGATACGAAAAATGCAACTGATGCACCTATGGAAGCCGAAATGAAAACGATAATTGAACCTAAAAATGAGCCATATAAAAAACCTGATAATAGAGATAACCAAGAAGCTGGAAGTATAAATAAAACAATTAAAATATAAATGCAAACAAAAGAAAAAACGCCAATTCCAGTATTAAAAAAAAAAGACAAATTATAAATATTTTCTAGGAATATATGCATTCTCAATTCAAAAGTTCGAGTTTTTTTGTAATGCTCGCCATTTGTACAGAACCCTCGTTTAATTTAAATCTACATTCATCAACAATATCTTTTGGAGCCTTATCAACGAAATTTTTATTAGATAATCTCTTATTTAAATTATCTACTTCAATAGTCACCTTTTTAAAATCCTTGGTTAACCTTTCCTTTAATGCATCTATATTTACAAAATCATGAAAAGGTAAGTAAACCTCTAAATCACTAATTATCCCAGAAAAAGATTTAGCAAACTCTTTTTTATCAACAGCATTAGTTTTAAAAATAAATACTTCAGAAGATTTAGTTAGGGTTTGAATATCATCAACCAAAATTTTTAAAAAATCAATCAATTCATCATTATCTGAAATTAAGTAAACAGGAACTTTTTCTGATGGCTTGAGGCCTAATTCAGCTCTTAAATTTCTAATCAATCTAATAATTTCAAAGAGTTGCTGAAAGGAATTATCAAGCTTATTATCAACAAATTTATTTTCTTGGGTTGGCCATTTTTGGAGAGATAATAATTCTTTATCTGGTTTGAGTTGCAGTACATGCCAAAGTTCTTCAGTAATGTGCGGCATAAAAGGATGAATCATCACCAAAATATCATTAAGCACTTTTATTAAAACCTTTTCAGATATTTGTCTATTTTTATTCTGTTTATTATTAAACCTTTGTTTAGCAAATTCTACATACCAGTCACAAAAATCATTCCATGTAAATTCATATAGTAGTTTCGCAGATTCCCCTAATTTATATTCTTTCAATAAACCAGCGACCTTTGTATTAACCTGATTCAATTTAGATAAAATCCACTTATCACATAACTCTAAAGAAGTTTCATCACTTTCATTAAGCGAATAATTATTTTTAGAAGTTTTATTAAGTAATACAAATTTAGTTGCATTCCATAATTTATTCGCAAAATTTCTTGAAGCTTCAACAGTTGAAGATGTATCTTTTTTTCGATCAAAATCAAGCCGGATATCTTGTCCGGCGCCTGCAACTTCTCGAATTAAAGCAAATCGCAAAGCATCAGAACCGTATTTATCAATTAATAGTATTGGATCAATACCATTACCTGAACTTTTACTCATTTTTTTATTATTTTCATCTCGAACTAAACCATGAATATAAACATCCTTAAAAGGAATATTATTCGTGAAAGTATTTCCCATCATTGTCATTCTCGCCACCCAGAAGAAAATAATATCGAAACCAGTAACAAGAACACTATTTGGATACCATTTTTTAAAATCCGGATCACTTGTATTTGGCCAGCCAAGGGTTGAGAAAGGCCATAAACCACTTGAGAACCAAGTATCCAAAACATCTTTATCACGAACCAATTTAATATTTAATCCAAATTGTTTTTTAGCTTTGATTAAGGCATCCTCTTCATTTCTTGCAACTACATATGGGGTATTTTGTTCTATTGAGTCTTGAGAGCCATCTAAAACATACCATGCTGGTATTTGGTGCCCCCACCATAATTGCCTACTGATACACCAATCATTAATATTCTCTAACCAATCCTTATAAACTTTCTCCCAGCGTGAGGGAATAAAGGATGGTTTTTTAGAATCAATTTCATTGAGACATCCTTGAGATATATCATCCATTTTCAAAAACCATTGTGTTGACAATAAAGGTTCAATTGGCACCTTACCTCTATCAGAAAAAGGAACGGTATGTTTATAATCCTCGATCTTTGTCAAAAGGCCTAAGTTATCCAATTCTTTTATAATTTTCTTTCTAGCCTGATATCTATCTAAATTTTGAAATTCACCTGCATTAATATTTAAAGTTCCATCTTTATTCATTACATTGATCTGTTTTAAATTATGCCTTTTTCCTATTGCAAAATCATTTGGGTCGTGAGCTGGAGTAACTTTGACACATCCAGTACCAAAATCTTTATCAACATGTGAATCAGCGATAATAGGTATTTCTCTATTAACTAAAGGGACTGTTACTTTGCCACCAATAAATTCTTTATATCTATCATCATCAGGATTAACTGCAACAGCAGTATCACCCAAAAGAGTTTCTGGTCTTGTGGTTGCAACCTCTAAATATTTATCTAACTGTTCACCATTTTTAGAAAGTAAAGGGTATTTAAAATGCCATAAATGACCATTTACTTCTTGCATTTCAACTTCAAGATCACTGACGGCAGATTGAGACTCAGGACACCAATTAACTAAATATTCACCTCTATAAATTAAATTCTTTTTATAAAGAATATTAAAAGCCTCAATAACTGCCTCATTTAATTTTTGATCGAGAGTAAATCTTTCTCTAGTCCAGTCAACTGAATACCCTATCCTCTTTAATTGAGAAACTATTCTGCCACCACTTTGTTCTTTCCAGTTCCATGCTCTTTTAAGAAATTCATCTCTTCCAATATCCTCACTTGTTTTGCCTTCACTTTTTAATTGTTTTTCGAGAATAGTTTGAACAGCTATTGAAGCATGATCAGTTCCTGGTAAACACAAAACATTCTTCCCTAAAAGCCTTTGAAAACGAACTACAACATCTATCAAAGCTGTATTAAATGCATGTCCCATATGCAAATATCCAGTTACATTTGGTGGCGGAATAACAATACAAAAAGGCTCGCCATCATCCTCAGGGTTAGGACTAAAGGCCTTTAAACTTTCCCATTTTTCTTGCCACTTTTTTTCTACTTCAAAAGGTGAATAATTCTCTAAAGATAATTGATCATTCATCTCTGTCATATGCAAATTTTATTTCAAGAAACTTTTTTTTTATTTTATCTTGATAGCAGCCAATTAATGAAAATAATCTTAGTTTGCAAAAAAAGGCATATTAATTCTACAAAAGTTTGAAGCCAGAACCGCAGGAGCAACGTTTGGCATTTTTTGGTGTTGAAATAAGAAATCCACCACCGCCTAAATCACCGTAATAATCTAATTTTAAATCTTTAAGTAAATTAAACTTTTTTACATCCGCATATAAAGTGACTCCTTCTGTTCTTGAGATAGGGGTTCCATTACATGTGCCTGGCCTTAATTTAATATGCATCCACCCTTCGGAACAATTTTTATCCTCAACCAAATCAATTGACATTTCGCCAGGAGAACCTCCAAAAGAAGCTTGCCTAGTTAGTTCTGAAGCAGCGCTTTGACTGATTGAAAGATTGACGACCTCAGTCATTAGAAAAATAATAAATGGGCGATCCAGGGTTCGAACCAGGGACATCCTGCTTGTAAGGCAGGCGCTCTACCGCTGAGCTAATCGCCCTTATAATAATCTATTCTAATAGATGAAGTTGAAATATTTATACTAAGTATTTAAATATTTCATGATTGAGGCAAAATTAAATTAATAAAATATATCCTATGTCATCAAACGATAGATATAACTTGCAAAAAAATTCCTATTTAGAGACTATAGAGAATTTTAAAATTTTAATATCGAATGTCAAATCATTAAAAGATAAAAATTGGGGATGCCCTTGGCAGAAAGTACAGTCTCATAAATCGTTGATCCCATTTTTACATGAAGAAAGTAGTGAATTTATAGACGCGATATATGAAAAAACGGCTGATAACATATGTGAAGAGTTAGGAGATCTTTTATTACAAATAATGCTTCATGCTGAAATCGGTTACGAAAAGAAAGAATTTGAACTAAATGATGTTATAAAAAATCTAAACAAGAAAATTATTAATAGACATCCATATATTTTCAAAAAAAAAGAAAAAGTATCCATAGAAAAATCGCAACAGATTTGGGAAAATATTAAAAATTCAGAAAAAGAAGCACCTCATATGGAATCTTCAATTAGTAAAAATTTAAATTTGAAAATCAAAAATTTACCGCCAACGGTTGGAACAAATAAAATCACTAAAGTTGTCAAAGAATATGGTTTTAAATGGGAGAGTACCGATCAGATTTTTGAAAAGTTAGAAGAAGAGATTAATGAATTAAAGGAAGCAATTAAAAGTAATAATGATTCAGACATAAATAATGAATTTGGGGATATTTATTTTACTCTTCTGAATCTCTCAAACTTTTTAGAAATAAATCCTGAATCAGCTCTTCAAAAAACTAATAAAAAATTTTTAGACAGATTTTCAATCATTGAACATCATGCAGGAGATAATATTAAAAAACAAACTCCTAAAGATTTTCAACGACTTTGGCAAATAGCCAAGCAGCAACTTATGAGAAAAAATTCTTAACAAGAAAAATGTCCTCTATAAATCAATGGATTGATGAATATCATAAAGGCTCAAGATTCGGCCTAAATGGAGAAATTTTAATTAAAAAAACCTCAAAGTATCAAGAAATTATTGTTGTTGAAAATGAATATTATGGTAAAGCTTTAATGCTAGACGGTTGTTGGATGACATCATTAAAAGACGAGAAATATTATCATGAATGTCTTGTGCATCCAGCATTAAGTAGCATGGACGAAAAATCTAATGTACTAATTATTGGTGGAGGCGACGGTGGTACAGCAAGAGAATGCCTAAAATACTCTCAAATATCAAATATTGATCTGGTAGAGATTGATGAGGAGGTAATCAAAATATCTAAACAATTTTTAAAAGAAATTGGAGGCGAAGCATGGAATGACAAGAGATTAAAGATACATATTGATGATGGTGTTAAATGGGTAAAAAATACAAGAGATAAATTTTACGACGTTATATTTATAGATTGTTCAGATCCCTCAGAATTTTCAAATTTATTATTTTCAGATTCGTTTTATAGTGATTGCAAAAGACTTCTTACAAAAAAAGGTATCTTAGCAACGCAAAGTGAATCCCCTGAATCCTTCAAAAATATTCACATAAGTATTTTGAAAAGCCTGAAAAAAATATTTAGAGTCTCTGAAACTATGTATTCTTTTGTACCTATATATCCAAGCGGTATTTGGAGTTGGACATTCGCTTCCGAAGACGTTATAAATTTATCAAAGCAAAATTGTAATGAAGCACTGAGAATAGAGAAAGGTTGTGAAATTTGGAATTTAAATTTTCAAAATGCAGCATTCAAAATGATGCCAAATAAAATTGTAAAAGAACTCAATTCATAGAATGATAAACAATTTATTTGATAACGAAAATGCGATTTTTATGGGAGCAAAAAGAAGGCCTGATAATTGCTCAATTGGTATATTTGGAGTCAATTATGATGGAACATGTTCGTTTAAACCAGGAGCTAGATTTGGTCCAGAGGCGATAAGACAAGTCAGTTCTTGTTTAGAAACATATTGTCCAAAACTAGATAAAGACTTAGAGGATATTATGTATGTTGATTTTGGGTCAATAATAATTGATAAAAATGACTCACTATCCGTTATTGAATCGGTCAAATCAGCAACAAATTTTTTAATTAATAAACAACTTAGTCCTATTATGCTTGGAGGCGAACACTCTATTACCAGAGGTGCTATTGAAGCATTAGTAAAAAAATATCCAGATTTGATATTAGTTCAACTTGATGCTCATGCAGATTTAAGAGAATCATATATAGGAAATAAACATAGTCATGCTTGTGCCATGCAAAGATGCTTAGATGTGCTACCTGAAAAGAAAATTTTGCAAGTAGGAATAAGAAGTGGAACGAAAGAAGAATTTCAAATAATGGATAATAACAATCAATTAGTTAACTTTTTTCCAGGCGGAAATGCACAAGAGTTAAAGCAAGCTCTACTACCATATTCTAATTCTCCAATTTATTTAACTATAGATTTAGATTGGTTTGATCCCAGTTTATTAGCAGGGACGGGGACTCCAGAACCGGGAGGATTTTTTTGGAATGATTTTGAAGAAATCCTGAAAACTTTACAAGACTTTAGAATTGTGGCTTCAGATATTGTGGAATTATCTCCAGAAATTGATAAAAGCGGAGTTAGTAGCATAGTTGCAGCCAAAGTACTTAGAAGCTTAATTTTGTCATTAGAAAATATGCAATAAAAAATTTCTAAACTAAAGTGTAAAAATACTAAATACAAACTAAATGTTTCATGGATTTGCTTAAAAGTCCTCTGTATTCAAAATATGTTCAATCCAATGCAAAATTAGTAGATTTTGCAGGTTGGGAAATGCCCATATCATTTTCAGGATTAATCAAAGAGCATGAATCAGTTAGGTCTTCAGCAGGATTGTTTGATATTTCTCACATGGGTGTAATCTCTATTAAGGGAATCAATCCAAAGGATTATATTCAGAAATTTTTTCCTACTAATTTATACTCCTTTTCTGAAGGTCAGGGGCTTTATACAGTTATGCTCAATGATAAAGGGGGGATAATAGATGACTTAATAATTTATGACCTTGGTATACAAGAAAATGACATATCAGAATTATTGTTAATAGTTAATGCAAGTAGATATGAAGAAGATTTTCAGTGGATACAAAATAATCTAAATAAACATGAAATTTCGATAAGAAACTTTAAAAAAGACAAAGTACTTTTAGCACTACAGGGGAAAAACTCATTCGATTTATTTGAAGAATGGATTGAATCTTCGATCTCACATATCCCTAACTTTGGATGCGAATATAAAATTTATGAACATATTTCACCTACAGAAAAAATCTTCGTTTCGAAAACAGGATATACAGGGGAAAATGGCTTAGAAATACTTTTATCTAAAAAAGCAGCAATTAATTTATGGGATTTCTTAATTTACAAAGATGTTTCGCCTTGTGGTTTAGGAGCTAGAGATACTCTGAGACTTGAAGCAGGCATGCATCTTTATGGTCAAGACATCAATGAAGAAACTTCTCCATATGAAGCAGGGTTAGGCTGGCTAGTACATTTAGAAAATAATCACGAATTCTTTGGAAGAAGATTTCTTGAAGAGCAGTCAAGATTAGGTATTCAAAAAAAGTTAGTTGGTCTCTCTATAGAAGGTAAAGCAATAGGAAGAAAAGGTTGCATAGTACTTAAAGGTGAAGAAAATATTGGAACTATCACTAGCGGCAGTTGGTCTCCAACAAAACAACAAGCTATAGCTTTTGCATACATCAATACTTCGCATGCCTTAATAAATAATGAAGTTCAAATATTAATAAGAGGCAAAAAATTCAAAGGAGTTATAACAAAAAGAGCGTTTTATAAAAAGAATTATTAACTAAATTTACCCTTAAAGAATTATTATAAGTTATTGATAAATAAACCATACTTAGATGAGAAACAAAATTTGCGAAGAACTCAATAAAACAGATATTGGTAAATTAGTTAATCTATGCGGATGGGTAGATAGAAGAAGAGATCATGGTGGTGTAATTTTTATTGATTTAAGAGACCATAGTGGATTCTTACAAATAACAATTAACCCCGATGATGGAGCAAGTCTATTTAAACAGGCAGAAACTCTAAGAAATGAGACGGTAATAATGGTTAGCGGAATTATTAATGAAAGGCCCAAAGATTCAATAAATAAAAATTTAAGTACTGGAGAATTAGAGCTTAAGGTTAAAGATTTGCAAATTCTCAACCAAATTAAAAGAAACTTACCTTTTCCAGTGTCTATACATGATTATGAAAATACAAAAGAGGAACTCAGATTAAGGTATAGATATCTAGATTTAAGAAGGGGGAAATTACTAGAAAATTTAAAAACAAGACATAAGATTATTAAAGTTGCTAGAAAATTTCTTGATAATTTTGGATTTACAGAAGTAGAGACTCCATTACTTACAAAATCAACTCCAGAAGGCGCTCGCGATTTTCTTGTTCCTGCACGTCTTTCGGATGGAGAATTTTTTGCTCTACCTCAATCCCCACAACTATTCAAACAACTTTTAATGGTTGGAGGCTTGAACAAGTATTATCAAATCGCAAAATGTTTCCGCGATGAAGACTTAAGGGCAGATAGACAGCCTGAGTTTACTCAATTAGATATTGAGATGAGCTTTATTAGTGAAGAAGAAATAATTTCTTTTAATGAAAATCTCATAAAAAAAATATGGAAAGAAGTGTTAAATATTAATTTTGATAATGCTTTTCCAAGAATGTCATGGCAAGCAGCAATGGATAATTACGGCACTGATAGACCAGATACTAGATATCAAATGTTATTAAAAGATTTAGGAGAAGTATTAGGTGATATTGGTTTTAATATTTTCACCAAGGCAATTCAGTCTGGAGGTTATATAAAATCCATAACAGTCAAGGGAGGTAATTCAAGTATTAGCAACGTAAGAATTAAACCAGGAGGTGATATCTTCCAAGTAGCTCAAGATGCAGGAGCTGGTGGCTTGGCCTTTATAAGGGTTAAAGGAGATGAGCTTGAAACTATTGGGGCAATTAAAAATAATTTAAGTGAAGAGCATATAGCTGATATTTTAAGAATCACCGAAGCACAGGATGGAGACTTAATCCTCTTGGGGGCTGGAGACAAACAAATTGTCAATCAGTCATTAGATAGAGTGAGACAATATATAGCAAAAGACTTAAATCTCATAGATACAAATAAATGGAATTTCTTATGGGTAACTGATTTTCCAATGTTTGAGAGAAATGAAGAAGACAATAGATATGAAGCCTTACATCATCCTTTTTGTTCTCCTAAAAACATAAAATCTAAAGATTCTAAAAACTTGCAAAAAGAAATCGAAAATTCTATAGCCAATGCTTATGACTTGGTTCTTAATGGCTTGGAATTAGGAGGGGGCTCTTTACGCATTCATGAAGCTAAATTGCAACGAGAGGTTCTGAAAACAGTAGGACTTACTGAGCAAGAGATTGATGAAAAATTTGGATTTTTAATAGAAGCCTTAGAAATGGGTGCTCCTCCTCATGGTGGAATAGCATTTGGATTAGATCGTATTACTATGCTGATCATAGGTGCAGATTCAATAAGAGAAACTATTGCTTTTCCAAAAAACCAACAAGCAAAATGTCTTCTCACAAATGCACCTTCAAATGTCTCCGAATCACAATTAAAAGAATTAAATATTGAAATAACAATTGATGAATAAGAATATATATGGATG
Coding sequences within it:
- a CDS encoding TVP38/TMEM64 family protein, which produces MHIFLENIYNLSFFFNTGIGVFSFVCIYILIVLFILPASWLSLLSGFLYGSFLGSIIVFISASIGASVAFFVSKSFFAKKLKNLLSRYPKLSVMEKVVEKGGLKLIVLARLSPIFPFSILNYFYGLNNVKFRDFAIGLLGIIPGTFLYCSIGSLAKSLQELKNVQSPNNLYITTIGFVSTFLVVYFLAKYSREYFENS
- a CDS encoding valine--tRNA ligase encodes the protein MTEMNDQLSLENYSPFEVEKKWQEKWESLKAFSPNPEDDGEPFCIVIPPPNVTGYLHMGHAFNTALIDVVVRFQRLLGKNVLCLPGTDHASIAVQTILEKQLKSEGKTSEDIGRDEFLKRAWNWKEQSGGRIVSQLKRIGYSVDWTRERFTLDQKLNEAVIEAFNILYKKNLIYRGEYLVNWCPESQSAVSDLEVEMQEVNGHLWHFKYPLLSKNGEQLDKYLEVATTRPETLLGDTAVAVNPDDDRYKEFIGGKVTVPLVNREIPIIADSHVDKDFGTGCVKVTPAHDPNDFAIGKRHNLKQINVMNKDGTLNINAGEFQNLDRYQARKKIIKELDNLGLLTKIEDYKHTVPFSDRGKVPIEPLLSTQWFLKMDDISQGCLNEIDSKKPSFIPSRWEKVYKDWLENINDWCISRQLWWGHQIPAWYVLDGSQDSIEQNTPYVVARNEEDALIKAKKQFGLNIKLVRDKDVLDTWFSSGLWPFSTLGWPNTSDPDFKKWYPNSVLVTGFDIIFFWVARMTMMGNTFTNNIPFKDVYIHGLVRDENNKKMSKSSGNGIDPILLIDKYGSDALRFALIREVAGAGQDIRLDFDRKKDTSSTVEASRNFANKLWNATKFVLLNKTSKNNYSLNESDETSLELCDKWILSKLNQVNTKVAGLLKEYKLGESAKLLYEFTWNDFCDWYVEFAKQRFNNKQNKNRQISEKVLIKVLNDILVMIHPFMPHITEELWHVLQLKPDKELLSLQKWPTQENKFVDNKLDNSFQQLFEIIRLIRNLRAELGLKPSEKVPVYLISDNDELIDFLKILVDDIQTLTKSSEVFIFKTNAVDKKEFAKSFSGIISDLEVYLPFHDFVNIDALKERLTKDFKKVTIEVDNLNKRLSNKNFVDKAPKDIVDECRFKLNEGSVQMASITKKLELLN
- a CDS encoding AIR synthase translates to MSLVRTLDRPFIIFLMTEVVNLSISQSAASELTRQASFGGSPGEMSIDLVEDKNCSEGWMHIKLRPGTCNGTPISRTEGVTLYADVKKFNLLKDLKLDYYGDLGGGGFLISTPKNAKRCSCGSGFKLL
- the mazG gene encoding nucleoside triphosphate pyrophosphohydrolase; translated protein: MSSNDRYNLQKNSYLETIENFKILISNVKSLKDKNWGCPWQKVQSHKSLIPFLHEESSEFIDAIYEKTADNICEELGDLLLQIMLHAEIGYEKKEFELNDVIKNLNKKIINRHPYIFKKKEKVSIEKSQQIWENIKNSEKEAPHMESSISKNLNLKIKNLPPTVGTNKITKVVKEYGFKWESTDQIFEKLEEEINELKEAIKSNNDSDINNEFGDIYFTLLNLSNFLEINPESALQKTNKKFLDRFSIIEHHAGDNIKKQTPKDFQRLWQIAKQQLMRKNS
- the speE gene encoding polyamine aminopropyltransferase codes for the protein MSSINQWIDEYHKGSRFGLNGEILIKKTSKYQEIIVVENEYYGKALMLDGCWMTSLKDEKYYHECLVHPALSSMDEKSNVLIIGGGDGGTARECLKYSQISNIDLVEIDEEVIKISKQFLKEIGGEAWNDKRLKIHIDDGVKWVKNTRDKFYDVIFIDCSDPSEFSNLLFSDSFYSDCKRLLTKKGILATQSESPESFKNIHISILKSLKKIFRVSETMYSFVPIYPSGIWSWTFASEDVINLSKQNCNEALRIEKGCEIWNLNFQNAAFKMMPNKIVKELNS
- the speB gene encoding agmatinase; this encodes MINNLFDNENAIFMGAKRRPDNCSIGIFGVNYDGTCSFKPGARFGPEAIRQVSSCLETYCPKLDKDLEDIMYVDFGSIIIDKNDSLSVIESVKSATNFLINKQLSPIMLGGEHSITRGAIEALVKKYPDLILVQLDAHADLRESYIGNKHSHACAMQRCLDVLPEKKILQVGIRSGTKEEFQIMDNNNQLVNFFPGGNAQELKQALLPYSNSPIYLTIDLDWFDPSLLAGTGTPEPGGFFWNDFEEILKTLQDFRIVASDIVELSPEIDKSGVSSIVAAKVLRSLILSLENMQ
- the gcvT gene encoding glycine cleavage system aminomethyltransferase GcvT, translated to MDLLKSPLYSKYVQSNAKLVDFAGWEMPISFSGLIKEHESVRSSAGLFDISHMGVISIKGINPKDYIQKFFPTNLYSFSEGQGLYTVMLNDKGGIIDDLIIYDLGIQENDISELLLIVNASRYEEDFQWIQNNLNKHEISIRNFKKDKVLLALQGKNSFDLFEEWIESSISHIPNFGCEYKIYEHISPTEKIFVSKTGYTGENGLEILLSKKAAINLWDFLIYKDVSPCGLGARDTLRLEAGMHLYGQDINEETSPYEAGLGWLVHLENNHEFFGRRFLEEQSRLGIQKKLVGLSIEGKAIGRKGCIVLKGEENIGTITSGSWSPTKQQAIAFAYINTSHALINNEVQILIRGKKFKGVITKRAFYKKNY
- the aspS gene encoding aspartate--tRNA ligase, whose translation is MRNKICEELNKTDIGKLVNLCGWVDRRRDHGGVIFIDLRDHSGFLQITINPDDGASLFKQAETLRNETVIMVSGIINERPKDSINKNLSTGELELKVKDLQILNQIKRNLPFPVSIHDYENTKEELRLRYRYLDLRRGKLLENLKTRHKIIKVARKFLDNFGFTEVETPLLTKSTPEGARDFLVPARLSDGEFFALPQSPQLFKQLLMVGGLNKYYQIAKCFRDEDLRADRQPEFTQLDIEMSFISEEEIISFNENLIKKIWKEVLNINFDNAFPRMSWQAAMDNYGTDRPDTRYQMLLKDLGEVLGDIGFNIFTKAIQSGGYIKSITVKGGNSSISNVRIKPGGDIFQVAQDAGAGGLAFIRVKGDELETIGAIKNNLSEEHIADILRITEAQDGDLILLGAGDKQIVNQSLDRVRQYIAKDLNLIDTNKWNFLWVTDFPMFERNEEDNRYEALHHPFCSPKNIKSKDSKNLQKEIENSIANAYDLVLNGLELGGGSLRIHEAKLQREVLKTVGLTEQEIDEKFGFLIEALEMGAPPHGGIAFGLDRITMLIIGADSIRETIAFPKNQQAKCLLTNAPSNVSESQLKELNIEITIDE